From a region of the Chloroflexota bacterium genome:
- a CDS encoding GNAT family N-acetyltransferase yields MSTQFSIRRATPDDAPSIVAIWQEIAAERIYSAIDRPFTLEQEREYVASLSEREGVFVAEQDGRVIAFQTLDLWARFIRSMDHVGTIGTEILREWRGRGIGRQLAAHTIAFAREHGYEKLVIFVRASNANAQQFYLGLGFTPCGKFARQVLIDDKYDDEILMELFL; encoded by the coding sequence GTGTCAACACAATTTTCGATCCGCCGCGCCACACCCGACGACGCGCCCAGCATCGTCGCCATCTGGCAGGAAATCGCCGCCGAGCGAATCTATTCGGCGATTGATCGCCCTTTCACGCTCGAACAAGAACGCGAGTACGTCGCGTCGCTTTCGGAACGCGAAGGAGTTTTCGTCGCGGAGCAGGACGGTCGAGTCATCGCGTTTCAAACGCTCGACTTGTGGGCGCGGTTCATTCGCTCGATGGATCACGTCGGAACCATCGGCACAGAAATCTTGCGCGAGTGGCGCGGGCGCGGTATCGGCAGGCAACTCGCCGCGCACACCATCGCGTTTGCGCGCGAGCACGGGTACGAAAAGCTCGTTATCTTTGTCCGCGCGAGCAACGCAAACGCGCAACAGTTTTACCTCGGCTTGGGTTTTACACCGTGCGGAAAATTCGCGCGGCAGGTTTTGATTGACGACAAATATGACGACGAAATTTTGATGGAGTTGTTTTTGTAA